The sequence agtaattctcaaaatcttctgttctttaaatattgggtgcttttcgatgccctatgtagaccatccaatgggaaaattgtcaatttctgaaagcagtaattctcaaaatctcctgttctctaaatattgggtgcttttcgatgccctttgtagacaaatcaatgagaaaattgtcaatttctgaaggcagtaattctcaaaatcttctgttctctaaatattgggtgcttttcgatgccctatgtagacaaatcaatgggatttttttccttttttttgggatgagaaaattcgcaaaaaattttcccatctAGGGCAAGAAAATATGTTATCTCTAGATTATTGTGTAGAAACCACATTGACTAAAGTTTGTAGCAAGAAACCGTGTGTTTTGTCACATGAaaccactttttttctgacaacACTTTTATCTTCCTGTTATCAACAGCTGGGTTACAATCGTGATAgtattttaacagttttttttagtaatgtttttataaattgttgTTCGTTGCGTTTTTCTTTTGTCATAATAAACACTGTTTGGACCAATTAACtagtaaaaataaacaaaataaaatttttatatgttatctagtaaaaaatacgatttCGACTGAAAAAAGTGATATATTGGGTTTATATGGCTTAGAGACATCAGAAAAAGACGaaactgtttttaaataaaagttcacGTTTGATCACCTATattctctaattttcagaattctcgGTGAGCAATCAATAGAATTATGAATTCACAGTATGAATCAGGGCTGTGCGGTAACCGGCAAccaagctgaaattttcagggttcggcaacttcggcaattgccggttgccgaaaatctcgGATGCTGCACAGCCCTGGTCCGGATCCTTAATACATATGCTCAAGTTCAAATTTAAGAATTAATaatgcaaattgaaaatacgCTCTAATCAAGTTAGAAACACACTGTCTTGTGCTTGTTACGTTACACTGCATAGCGCTTTTCTGTTGCTTGTCCACATATATGAGTACCAAGGTACAATGATTGCCTGCTACCCAACTCTTGTTATCAGTACGACGCGTCGTTTTTTATGAacaattatcacaaaaaacaaGTGGACCAACTGTTGtgtttttatataaaatatgatgtttcagttgaaaattatttcaacaaCAAATTCGAAAGACACATAACTTTTCTTCTTGTTATTCAAactttaacaaattttcaaacaaaattctaTTTCAGTTATGGTTTACTGGAAGACAGTATCTGACATTTGCCTTGTTACTCTCACTTTTGCTGTTTTAGCAAACTACTTGTGAGTTTATTTACTTTCACattaataaaatcaatatgtttttaaaaaatttccagtgaCGATGCTTTAGCGCATTTATTCCAAGTACTTGTTCCATTGTTTCAGGATTCAACGAACTGAGTATTTCGAGTCATATATTGATTATAAAATGAGTAAATGTTTGACGAATGATGCAAAAATAGTAAGTTACTAACTCGATTTTAGTTTTGCGTGGCGTGTACGAacaacttttccaaatttaagtTACTTGAGCGTTGTTTTCATGGATGTAGTCAAAACCCCGATCAAGTGATATATCCCGACATCTCGCGGGTTCAGCACCCCATTTTGtttggttattttttggtACAACTGCGCGCCACGCGCACTGCGAGCCAAACATTGTGGTGTGCGGAATCGATGAAATGTCGAAATATATCACTTAGTTGGATCCCGATTTCGGTGTCATCAAATTCCTTCAAAGCAGacgcaaaaatctgaaagtttctTGATTAACTCGGGTGAAAAAACTCagaatcattcaaaaaattgaactttttgaaaagctttcaaaatgttcaccTATGCATTCATactaaaaacatgaaaattggcCTCGATTTTACTGataaaataaactgaaaaacattAGATCGAAATTCGAGAAGCCGAGCGTTGTCTGATTCTTTATTGCACATTAAAGTATTtaaactgtcaaatttttcaaaaaaattttaatagattttgTTCAAGCTTCCAGTAAAAattcttattgaaaaaaatatatatatatacattaAAGTCAACAGCGTAAGCGGGCTCGTCTGAAAACTTAATGTAGGAGTGCATGCTTAGTGTgatcatttttaataaatttctaaaatatgtgaatttataaaatggaaatttaaaaacatctTGAAAATATTCGCTAAAGCGACGAGTTTACGTAAAAAACGTTCTAGAACataaaaaagcgaaaatcccaattttaaacaaactCATTTTTATGGTTTGATAAGTATTAAAACATGTACTACAATTCTCAATAatttaatatcattttttaattgagtaAAACTGTTAATTTCTCAGGAACAACTGGAAAAATGGGATGCTAACAATAAATATGAAGCTGCACCTCTGAGAAGTCAAGCATCATGGAATTTATATTGGTTCATGTACCGTGAACGaacatatcaaaaatttcagcacatTTTCCATTGTGATTATGTGCCTCCACATTTgagatataaaaaaatagtgctGACAGAAGGTGGAAAATATTTGAccttttcttaaaatttctttattgtaaatttgtaatgtcattttttaaataattttcaaacttatgggtacttttttattgaagtgctgaatttcaaaatattgtttttgaaataatcgaATAAATAACTTCATCGCTTAAATCGAacgttttacaaaaaacaagGTTTTAggaacttgattttttataaaaaccaTTAATTCTATGTATGGACCAAGTATGATTATTTCTTGGTTTTAAAAGCCCATGCTTTATGAATGTTTGCTAATTCATCCTTTTTACTTatgttacaaaaaattgtgaacctTTTGTTTCTGAGTTCTGAACTTACAAATTGACTGTTATTCA comes from Caenorhabditis elegans chromosome X and encodes:
- the M02E1.4 gene encoding uncharacterized protein (Partially confirmed by transcript evidence), which gives rise to MVYWKTVSDICLVTLTFAVLANYLIQRTEYFESYIDYKMSKCLTNDAKIEQLEKWDANNKYEAAPLRSQASWNLYWFMYRERTYQKFQHIFHCDYVPPHLRYKKIVLTEGGKYLTFS